The following nucleotide sequence is from Solidesulfovibrio carbinolicus.
CTCGGCCACCGGGCCGATGTCGTCGCCTTTGGCAAAGTCGTTGGGGTAGAGCGCCACGCCGTCGTCCAGAAGTTGAACGGCCTTGGCGATGCGGTTCTTGAAGACCTCGTTGAGTTCGTCGCGGGCGTCCAGGCTTTCGAGCAGGGGACGGAAATCCTCCACCCGCTTGGACTTGACCGGGAGCTTGTATTCTTTCTTACGTGGCGCGTCGCTGCCCACGGCGGTTCTCCGTTGCTGCATGTCGTTGCCCCGGCCGATACGACCGGACAAGCGCATTTGCCTACGAGAATTAGCGTGCCCCGTCAAGAATGGGCCGGCCGGCCCGCCGCGCCTTGGGCTCTGCGGCGAAGGGTTTTTTCGCTTCGGGAGAATTTCCCCTTGACGGGTCGGCGGGGCAAGTATAAACACCTTTCTCGCCTCAACGATCCCCGGTAGCTCAATTGGCAGAGCGGGTGGCTGTTAACCACTAGGTTGGCGGTTCGAGTCCGTCCCGGGGAGCCAGCAGATTCAGGGAGTCGGTTTAACCACCGGCTCCCTTTTTCTTTGGGCGGCGAATCCTCTCCCGCGCTCTCCCCGCCTTTTCGGATTACAGAGGATGAAACGGGGTGAAGATTGCCCTTGCTCGGAGCGTCTCGCGCCACCTCTCCCGTTTTTAGACCATGGACGCCAAAACCCCTCCCATGCTATGCACGGATGAAAATTGCCCCTGAACAGAGCAAAGTGCATGGGCATGGAGAAATTATGTCGGTCATCCAATGGGACAACGATCTTTGCATCGGGCACGAGTTGATTGACACGCAACATAAACGACTTTTTGAATTGACTGCAAAACTTTACGGCATCGCCGTTGGCAGTGAAGACAAGGCAAACGTAAAGCTGTTGCTTCTTGATCTGTACAAGTATACTCTCTTTCACTTCGATGAAGAAGAAGTGTTGATGCGAATTAACAATTTTCTCTATTACGATGACCATAGGCGCGAGCACGAGAAGTTTGTTTCGACCCTCGACGCCCTTGCTCTTAAAGCGCGAGAAGATGCATCAGTCCTCGATATTGAAATCCTCAATTGGCTTTCGTCGTGGCTTGTGACCCACATATCGATCAAAGATAAAATGCTCGGACAGTGCCTTTTTCGTGACGCTCAGAAGTGAGCCACGGCAACAGCCCACCGCACTGGTCGGGAGGCATGCCTCGGCAGGATGACAAGCCCGGCCCCGCCTGCTGCCGTCATCTCATGGAATGGAGCATCACTGCAGGCCTTGCC
It contains:
- a CDS encoding bacteriohemerythrin produces the protein MSVIQWDNDLCIGHELIDTQHKRLFELTAKLYGIAVGSEDKANVKLLLLDLYKYTLFHFDEEEVLMRINNFLYYDDHRREHEKFVSTLDALALKAREDASVLDIEILNWLSSWLVTHISIKDKMLGQCLFRDAQK